One part of the Alistipes onderdonkii genome encodes these proteins:
- the gdhA gene encoding NADP-specific glutamate dehydrogenase, with the protein MNEQAHQYVEDFMAQLTLRNPNEPEFHQAVREVAESLAPHIVASPVLQKMKVLERIAEPERVIIFRVPWLNDKGEIEINRGYRVQMNSAIGPYKGGIRFHPSVNLSILKFLAFEQTFKNSLTTLPMGGGKGGSDFNPKGRSDNEVMKFCQSFMTELQRHIGQDTDVPAGDIGVGGREIGFMFGQYKRLRDEFTGTLTGKGRDWGGSPLRPEATGYGTCYFAQEMLATRKESFKGKTVCISGSGNVAQYACQKATQLGAKVVTLSDSSGYIHDPEGIDEAKLEYVMELKNIFRGRIKEYADRYPSAKYYPGERPWGVKCDIAMPCATQNELNGDQAQALVDNGCICVAEGANMPSTPDAIRIFQQHKLLFAPGKAANAGGVATSGLEMTQNSMRITWSPEEVDAKLRSIMVNIHSVCVQYGTQPDGYINYVVGANIGGFMKVANAMLAQGCV; encoded by the coding sequence ATGAACGAGCAAGCACATCAGTACGTCGAAGATTTCATGGCGCAACTAACCCTCCGCAATCCCAATGAGCCGGAATTCCACCAGGCCGTCCGCGAGGTCGCCGAATCGCTGGCTCCCCACATCGTGGCGAGCCCCGTATTGCAGAAAATGAAAGTTCTGGAACGCATTGCGGAACCCGAGCGCGTCATCATTTTCCGTGTGCCCTGGCTCAACGACAAAGGCGAGATCGAGATCAACCGCGGCTACCGCGTGCAGATGAACAGCGCCATCGGCCCCTACAAGGGCGGCATCCGCTTCCACCCTTCGGTCAACCTGTCGATCCTGAAGTTCCTCGCCTTCGAACAGACCTTCAAGAACAGCCTCACGACGCTGCCGATGGGCGGCGGCAAGGGCGGTTCGGATTTCAACCCCAAGGGGCGCTCGGACAACGAGGTGATGAAATTCTGCCAGTCGTTCATGACCGAATTGCAGCGCCACATCGGACAGGACACCGACGTCCCGGCAGGCGACATCGGCGTCGGCGGCCGTGAGATAGGCTTCATGTTCGGGCAGTACAAGCGCCTGCGCGACGAATTCACGGGAACGCTCACCGGCAAGGGACGCGACTGGGGCGGCAGCCCGCTGCGCCCCGAAGCGACGGGCTACGGCACCTGCTACTTCGCACAGGAGATGCTCGCCACGCGCAAGGAGTCGTTCAAAGGCAAGACCGTCTGCATCTCGGGATCGGGCAACGTGGCACAGTATGCCTGCCAGAAGGCGACGCAACTCGGTGCGAAGGTCGTGACGCTCTCCGATTCGTCGGGTTACATCCACGACCCCGAAGGCATCGACGAGGCAAAACTGGAATATGTAATGGAATTGAAAAATATCTTCCGCGGACGTATCAAGGAGTACGCCGACCGCTATCCGTCGGCCAAGTACTACCCCGGCGAGCGCCCGTGGGGCGTGAAGTGCGACATCGCCATGCCGTGCGCCACGCAGAACGAGCTGAACGGAGACCAGGCGCAGGCACTCGTGGACAACGGCTGCATCTGCGTAGCCGAAGGGGCGAACATGCCCTCGACCCCCGATGCCATCCGCATCTTCCAGCAGCACAAGCTGCTCTTCGCCCCGGGCAAGGCTGCCAATGCCGGCGGCGTTGCGACCTCGGGGCTCGAAATGACGCAGAACTCGATGCGTATCACCTGGTCGCCCGAAGAGGTCGACGCAAAACTCCGCTCGATCATGGTGAACATCCACTCGGTATGCGTGCAGTACGGCACCCAGCCCGACGGCTACATCAACTACGTAGTCGGAGCCAACATCGGAGGCTTCATGAAGGTCGCCAACGCCATGCTGGCGCAGGGTTGCGTATAA
- a CDS encoding glycoside hydrolase family 2 TIM barrel-domain containing protein, with translation MKRTILLTTAILCAAGTRAQEAYDLLIPEPETPVALRPVEGGRIYRTEVIPYDKRHDADARNLAGADAYMAYTPEPFAASGDAVAVGQVVEIPYVWTDGVVYLHLENIGTAYTLTVNDSKVAEVEDPSTPAEFALTPYIREGKNAIALTLRRSAADRINAVPASRKAFENCYLYTQTKRSIRDFEIALVPDSTRKFGVLELAIVAQNGFNYDEPVTVGYDIYSPQGKLLEFNMQEVTIPGRSTDTVCFTPFIYGTNANRWEPGAKNPPLYKVMLFTRRDGAYREYMPLKIGFGKTELVDGRLMRFDKELKLAKAGYNAAADRKTTLAELKTLKAKGNNTICPDYPQPGWFYDLCDELGLYVIDCANINAPEKRDDRKVGGTPSNDPSLADEYLERVKAMYYRSRNHSCVIAFALGGESGNGYNMYKAYEWLKSVEKSRPVICADADGEWNSDL, from the coding sequence ATGAAACGTACGATACTGCTGACGACGGCCATCCTCTGCGCCGCAGGCACCCGGGCGCAGGAGGCATACGACCTGCTGATCCCCGAGCCCGAAACCCCGGTAGCGCTCCGCCCCGTCGAAGGGGGCCGCATTTACCGCACGGAGGTCATTCCCTACGACAAGCGCCATGACGCCGATGCCCGCAACTTAGCGGGCGCCGACGCATATATGGCCTACACGCCCGAACCGTTCGCCGCATCGGGCGACGCGGTTGCCGTCGGGCAGGTGGTCGAAATACCCTACGTGTGGACGGACGGGGTCGTCTACCTGCATCTGGAAAACATAGGCACGGCCTACACCCTCACGGTCAACGACAGCAAGGTGGCCGAAGTCGAAGACCCTTCGACGCCCGCCGAATTCGCATTGACGCCCTACATCCGCGAAGGCAAGAACGCCATCGCGCTGACGTTGCGCCGCAGTGCCGCCGACCGGATCAACGCCGTCCCCGCCTCGCGCAAGGCTTTCGAGAACTGTTACCTTTACACGCAGACCAAACGTTCGATCCGCGATTTCGAGATCGCGCTCGTGCCCGACTCGACACGCAAATTCGGCGTGCTGGAGCTGGCGATCGTCGCGCAGAACGGTTTCAACTACGACGAACCCGTGACCGTAGGCTACGACATCTACTCGCCGCAGGGCAAGCTGCTCGAGTTCAACATGCAGGAGGTCACGATCCCCGGGCGTTCGACCGACACCGTGTGCTTCACGCCCTTCATCTACGGCACCAACGCCAACAGGTGGGAGCCGGGCGCCAAGAACCCGCCGCTCTACAAGGTGATGCTCTTCACGCGCCGCGACGGGGCTTACCGCGAATACATGCCGCTGAAGATCGGCTTCGGCAAGACGGAGCTCGTCGACGGGCGCCTCATGCGCTTCGACAAGGAGCTGAAACTGGCCAAGGCCGGGTACAACGCCGCTGCCGACCGCAAGACGACCCTCGCGGAGCTGAAAACGCTCAAGGCCAAGGGCAACAATACGATATGCCCCGACTATCCGCAGCCGGGGTGGTTCTACGACCTGTGCGATGAGCTGGGGCTCTACGTCATCGACTGCGCCAACATCAACGCACCCGAAAAGCGTGACGACCGGAAGGTCGGCGGCACGCCGTCGAACGACCCGTCGCTGGCGGACGAATACCTCGAACGCGTGAAGGCGATGTACTACCGTTCGCGCAACCATTCGTGCGTCATCGCATTCGCGCTGGGCGGCGAATCGGGCAACGGATACAACATGTACAAAGCCTATGAGTGGCTCAAGTCGGTGGAGAAGTCGCGCCCGGTGATCTGTGCGGATGCCGACGGCGAGTGGAATTCGGATTTGTAG
- a CDS encoding DUF4923 family protein, which translates to MKKTLLSVAAALLLAGGAASAQDWQEALKKAATEAADKATGGKLTQYALVGTWNYSAPGVKFEGNDLLSQLGGSALEGTVKSQLDKVYQTVGIKPGAGSVTFGKDGAFSTQMGNYKLSGTYTFDPSTHVAAMKFAKEKLGKEKLDLGEVPGHVYLSGTKMVLVFPVGKLIEIIKSYGSKISSMETVVALLEQYKNVYIGFEFSKGTAENTK; encoded by the coding sequence ATGAAGAAAACCCTTTTGTCCGTCGCCGCGGCACTGCTGCTCGCAGGCGGCGCCGCATCGGCACAGGACTGGCAGGAAGCACTGAAAAAGGCCGCGACGGAGGCCGCAGACAAGGCGACAGGCGGCAAACTGACCCAATATGCGCTGGTCGGGACGTGGAACTACTCCGCTCCGGGCGTGAAATTCGAAGGCAACGACCTGCTGAGCCAGCTCGGAGGATCGGCGCTCGAAGGTACCGTCAAGAGCCAGCTCGACAAGGTCTACCAAACGGTGGGCATCAAGCCCGGCGCAGGTTCGGTCACATTCGGCAAAGACGGCGCATTCAGTACCCAAATGGGCAATTACAAATTGTCGGGCACCTATACGTTCGACCCCTCGACCCATGTAGCCGCGATGAAATTCGCCAAGGAGAAGCTCGGCAAGGAAAAGCTCGACCTGGGCGAGGTTCCGGGGCACGTCTACCTCAGCGGGACGAAGATGGTACTGGTCTTCCCGGTGGGCAAGCTCATCGAGATCATCAAATCCTACGGCAGCAAAATCTCGTCGATGGAGACCGTCGTCGCCCTGCTCGAACAGTACAAGAACGTATACATCGGATTCGAATTCAGCAAGGGGACGGCAGAAAACACGAAATAG
- the asnS gene encoding asparagine--tRNA ligase, with amino-acid sequence MKTQRIVEILKSGVVDTDIVVKGWVRTKRGNKNVAFIALNDGSCVANIQVVVDLSKFGEEELKPITTGACIRVDGRLVESLGSGQRVEVQAAKIEVYGTADPETYPLQKKGHSLEFLREIAYLRPRTNTFGAVLRIRHAMAYAIHEYFNKQGFYYFHTPLITASDCEGAGAMFQVTTLDLNDVPKTDEGKVDYAQDFFGKSCNLTVSGQLEGELGALSLGRIYTFGPTFRAENSNTPRHASEFWMIEPEAAFYELEDNMELAEDFLKYLIRYALDNCAEDLEFMNKMWDKGLLERLNFVLHNDFKRLDYTEGVEILKASGRKFEFPCDWGCDLQSEHERYLVEEHFKRPVILINYPKDIKAFYMKQNDDGKTVRAMDVLFPGIGEIIGGSEREADYGKLHARVQELGMNEKELWWYLDTRRWGSAPHSGFGLGFDRLLLFVTGMTNIRDVQPFPRTPKNAEF; translated from the coding sequence ATGAAAACGCAGAGAATCGTAGAAATTCTGAAGTCGGGCGTCGTGGACACCGACATTGTCGTCAAGGGATGGGTGCGCACCAAGCGCGGGAACAAGAATGTGGCGTTCATCGCCCTGAACGACGGATCGTGCGTTGCGAACATACAGGTGGTCGTCGATCTTTCGAAATTCGGCGAAGAAGAGCTCAAACCCATCACTACGGGTGCCTGCATCCGCGTCGACGGACGGCTCGTGGAGTCGCTCGGGTCAGGGCAGCGGGTCGAGGTGCAGGCCGCGAAGATCGAGGTGTACGGCACGGCCGACCCCGAAACCTATCCCCTCCAGAAGAAGGGGCACTCGCTGGAGTTCCTGCGCGAAATCGCCTACCTGCGTCCGCGAACCAATACCTTCGGTGCCGTGTTGCGCATCCGCCACGCCATGGCGTATGCCATCCACGAGTATTTCAACAAACAGGGCTTCTATTATTTCCATACGCCGCTCATCACGGCTTCGGACTGCGAGGGCGCGGGCGCCATGTTCCAGGTGACGACCCTCGACCTGAACGATGTCCCCAAGACCGATGAGGGCAAGGTCGACTATGCGCAGGATTTCTTCGGCAAGTCGTGCAACCTGACCGTCTCGGGCCAGCTCGAAGGCGAACTGGGGGCCCTGTCGCTGGGACGTATCTATACGTTCGGCCCCACGTTCCGCGCCGAGAACTCGAACACCCCGCGCCATGCGTCGGAGTTCTGGATGATCGAGCCCGAGGCTGCCTTCTACGAACTGGAAGACAACATGGAACTGGCCGAGGATTTCCTCAAGTACCTGATCCGGTATGCGCTGGATAACTGTGCCGAAGACCTCGAGTTCATGAACAAGATGTGGGACAAGGGTTTGCTGGAACGTCTGAACTTCGTGCTGCACAACGATTTCAAGCGCCTCGACTACACCGAGGGCGTCGAGATACTGAAGGCTTCGGGCCGCAAGTTCGAATTCCCCTGCGACTGGGGGTGCGACCTGCAGTCCGAGCACGAGCGTTACCTCGTGGAGGAGCATTTCAAGCGCCCGGTCATCCTGATCAACTACCCCAAGGATATCAAGGCCTTCTACATGAAGCAGAACGACGACGGCAAGACGGTACGCGCTATGGACGTATTATTCCCCGGAATCGGCGAAATCATCGGCGGTTCGGAGCGCGAGGCCGATTATGGCAAGCTTCATGCAAGGGTGCAGGAGCTCGGTATGAACGAAAAGGAACTCTGGTGGTATTTGGATACCCGCCGCTGGGGTTCGGCCCCGCACTCCGGCTTCGGCCTGGGCTTCGACCGGTTGCTGCTTTTCGTGACGGGCATGACCAATATCCGTGACGTGCAGCCTTTCCCGCGCACGCCGAAGAACGCCGAGTTTTAA
- the rlmH gene encoding 23S rRNA (pseudouridine(1915)-N(3))-methyltransferase RlmH, with amino-acid sequence MTVELIVIGKTDSKEVAALVEMYARRVNFYCRFAVTALPDVRNTRNLTVKQQRTAEGEAILRQTTDGDYVVLLDERGEEMRSVEFAYWLQKRMNSGVKRLVLVIGGPYGFSDEVYRRADAKLSLSRMTFSHQIVRAIFAEQIYRAFTILNNEPYHHE; translated from the coding sequence ATGACCGTCGAACTGATCGTCATAGGTAAAACCGATTCGAAGGAGGTCGCAGCGCTGGTCGAGATGTACGCCCGGCGTGTGAATTTCTACTGCAGGTTCGCGGTCACGGCCCTGCCCGACGTCCGAAACACCAGGAACCTCACGGTAAAACAACAGCGTACGGCCGAAGGCGAGGCCATCCTGCGCCAGACAACGGACGGCGACTACGTCGTACTGCTCGACGAGCGGGGCGAGGAGATGCGCTCGGTGGAATTCGCCTACTGGCTTCAGAAACGGATGAACAGCGGCGTGAAACGCCTGGTACTGGTGATCGGCGGCCCCTACGGGTTCTCGGACGAGGTTTACAGGCGCGCCGATGCGAAACTGTCGCTCTCGCGCATGACCTTCTCGCACCAGATCGTGCGGGCGATCTTCGCCGAACAGATATACCGGGCCTTCACCATCCTCAACAACGAACCCTACCACCACGAATAA
- the rpoN gene encoding RNA polymerase factor sigma-54 — protein sequence MAINQKQVLSLQQKLSPQQIQMIKLLELPTVQLEQRIKQEIEDNIVLEEEDRAAEDEEQPQQISVDEYLREDDTPSYKSRINNYSKDDKQRPVFLTEGRSLQEYLIEQLGFRNLSEREMKLAVYLVGSIDEDGYLRRDLESVADDIAFTVGIETSAEELEKLLGIIHELEPAGIGARNLQECLLLQMAQIPVNSRPRRLARKILTAYFDEFVKKHYEKLMSRLQVSEDDFREAIAEIRHLSPKPGNLYAEGGTDTTPYIIPDFILDYQDGHFQLSLNSYNVPEVRVNRRYMDMIREMVGADGLVREKDKEAIQFVKNKIDSAKWFISAIKQRHDTLMRTMQTILDYQQEYFKDGDKSKLRPMILKDIADRTGLDVSTISRVVNSKYVQTQFGIILLKSLFSEAMQTDSGEEVSSYEIKNILQECIDDEDKRHPLTDETLMDILNGKGYRIARRTVAKYREMLGIPVARLRKQI from the coding sequence ATGGCTATTAATCAGAAACAGGTACTGTCGCTTCAGCAGAAGCTCTCGCCCCAGCAGATTCAGATGATCAAGTTGCTGGAGCTGCCCACCGTGCAGCTCGAACAGCGTATCAAACAGGAGATCGAAGACAATATCGTGCTGGAGGAAGAGGATCGTGCTGCCGAGGACGAGGAACAGCCCCAGCAGATTTCGGTCGACGAGTATTTGCGTGAAGACGACACCCCTTCCTATAAAAGCCGTATCAATAACTACTCGAAGGACGACAAGCAGCGCCCGGTCTTCCTGACCGAGGGACGGTCGTTGCAGGAGTACCTGATCGAGCAGCTGGGGTTCCGCAACCTTTCCGAGCGCGAGATGAAACTGGCCGTATACCTGGTCGGGAGCATCGACGAGGACGGTTACCTGCGCCGCGACCTGGAGTCCGTGGCCGACGACATCGCCTTCACGGTCGGGATCGAGACCTCGGCCGAGGAGCTGGAGAAACTGCTCGGCATCATCCATGAACTGGAACCCGCCGGCATAGGCGCCCGCAATCTCCAGGAGTGCCTGTTGCTGCAAATGGCGCAGATCCCTGTCAATTCGCGGCCCCGCCGGCTGGCGCGCAAGATACTGACTGCCTATTTCGACGAGTTTGTCAAGAAGCATTACGAAAAACTGATGTCGCGCCTGCAGGTTTCCGAGGACGATTTCCGCGAGGCCATCGCCGAGATCAGGCACCTGTCGCCCAAGCCCGGCAACCTCTATGCCGAGGGCGGAACCGACACGACGCCCTACATCATCCCCGACTTCATCCTCGACTATCAGGACGGGCATTTCCAGCTGTCGCTCAATTCGTATAACGTCCCCGAGGTGCGCGTCAACCGCCGCTATATGGACATGATCCGCGAAATGGTCGGTGCCGACGGCCTTGTCCGCGAGAAGGACAAGGAGGCGATCCAGTTCGTGAAGAACAAGATCGACTCGGCCAAATGGTTCATCTCGGCCATCAAACAGCGCCACGATACGCTTATGCGTACGATGCAGACCATTCTGGACTACCAGCAGGAATATTTCAAGGACGGCGACAAGTCGAAACTGCGGCCGATGATCCTCAAGGACATCGCCGACCGCACGGGGCTGGATGTGTCGACCATCTCGCGCGTGGTGAACAGCAAGTACGTGCAGACGCAGTTCGGCATCATACTTCTGAAGTCGCTCTTCTCGGAGGCGATGCAGACCGACAGCGGCGAGGAGGTGTCGAGTTACGAGATCAAGAATATCCTGCAGGAGTGTATCGACGACGAGGACAAGCGCCATCCGCTGACGGACGAGACGCTGATGGACATCCTCAACGGCAAGGGTTACCGCATCGCCCGGCGCACGGTGGCCAAATACCGCGAGATGCTGGGTATTCCCGTCGCCCGGCTCCGCAAACAGATATAG